From the genome of Chroicocephalus ridibundus chromosome 1, bChrRid1.1, whole genome shotgun sequence, one region includes:
- the GJA8 gene encoding gap junction alpha-8 protein isoform X2 has product MGDWSFLGNILEQVNEQSTVIGRVWLTVLFIFRILILGTAAELVWGDEQSDFVCNTQQPGCENVCYDEAFPISHIRLWVLQIIFVSTPSLMYFGHAVHHVRMEEKRREREEAEKRQQAEVDEEKLPLAPNQNKGNNPDGTKKFRLEGTLLRTYIFHIIFKTLFEVGFIVGQYFLYGFRILPLYRCGRWPCPNLVDCFVSRPTEKTIFIMFMLVVASVSLFLNLVEISHLILKRIRKALRRPAEEQIGEIPEKPLHAITVTSIPKAKGYKLLEEEKPVSHYFPLTEVGVEPSPLPSAFNEFEEKIGMGPLEDLSRAFDERLPSYAPAKEPEEEKVRAEEEEEQEEEQLGPREEPGVKKAEEVVRDEVEGPSAPAELATDMRPLSRLSKASSRARTTAAPFGWDSAAMRSKASGSQLCPPRTEPHSRKAQVF; this is encoded by the exons ATGGGTGACTGGAGTTTCTTGGGGAACATTTTAGAGCAGGTGAACGAGCAGTCCACTGTCATCGGGAGAGTTTGGCTCACAGTGCTCTTCATTTTCCGCATCTTGATCCTGGGAACAGCTGCCGAGCTAGTGTGGGGAGACGAACAGTCAGACTTTGTGTGCAACACCCAGCAACCTGGTTGCGAGAACGTCTGCTATGATGAGGCCTTTCCCATCTCCCACATCCGGCTCTGGGTCCTGCAGATCATTTTTGTATCCACGCCTTCGCTAATGTACTTTGGGCATGCAGTGCACCATGTCCGcatggaggagaagaggagagagagggaggaagctgAGAAACGACAGCAAGCTGAGGTGGATGAAGAGAAGCTGCCCCTGGctccaaatcaaaacaaaggcaACAACCCTGATGGAACCAAGAAGTTTCGCCTGGAGGGTACCCTCCTGAGAACCTACATCTTCCACATCATTTTCAAAACCCTCTTTGAGGTAGGATTCATAGTAGGTCAGTATTTCCTGTACGGCTTCCGAATTCTGCCCCTTTACCGCTGTGGGCGGTGGCCCTGTCCCAATCTTGTGGACTGTTTTGTCTCCAGGCCCACGGAGAAGACCATCTTTATTATGTTCATGCTGGTGGTGGCTTCCGTGTCCCTCTTCCTCAACCTGGTGGAGATCAGTCACTTGATCCTGAAAAGGATCCGGAAGGCTCTGAGAAGACCAGCGGAGGAACAGATTGGGGAGATCCCAGAGAAGCCCCTCCATGCCATCACAGTCACCTCCATCCCTAAGGCCAAAGGCTACAAGCTGCTGGAAGAAGAGAAGCCGGTGTCTCACTATTTCCCTCTCACGGAAGTAGGGGTTGAGCCCAGTCCCCTTCCGTCAGCCTTCAATGAATTTGAGGAGAAGATTGGTATGGGACCGTTGGAGGATCTCTCCAGGGCATTCGATGAGAGGTTACCATCGTATGCACCAGCGAAGGAACCGGAAGAGGAGAAGgtaagagcagaggaagaggaggaacaagaAGAGGAGCAGCTGGGACCTCGGGAAGAGCCAGgggtgaagaaagcagaggaggtggTGAGAGATGAAGTGGAAGGGCCTTCAGCACCTGCTGAACTCGCCACTGATATGAGACCCCTCAGCAGGCTAAGTAAAGCCAGCAGCCGGGCCAG GACTACAGCAGCACCTTTTGGCTGGGACAGTGCAGCAATGCGTTCAAAGGCTTCAGGTTCACAGCTATGTCCCCCCAGAACTGAGCCTCATTCCAGAAAAGCGCAG GTATTTTAA
- the GJA8 gene encoding gap junction alpha-8 protein isoform X1: MGDWSFLGNILEQVNEQSTVIGRVWLTVLFIFRILILGTAAELVWGDEQSDFVCNTQQPGCENVCYDEAFPISHIRLWVLQIIFVSTPSLMYFGHAVHHVRMEEKRREREEAEKRQQAEVDEEKLPLAPNQNKGNNPDGTKKFRLEGTLLRTYIFHIIFKTLFEVGFIVGQYFLYGFRILPLYRCGRWPCPNLVDCFVSRPTEKTIFIMFMLVVASVSLFLNLVEISHLILKRIRKALRRPAEEQIGEIPEKPLHAITVTSIPKAKGYKLLEEEKPVSHYFPLTEVGVEPSPLPSAFNEFEEKIGMGPLEDLSRAFDERLPSYAPAKEPEEEKVRAEEEEEQEEEQLGPREEPGVKKAEEVVRDEVEGPSAPAELATDMRPLSRLSKASSRARTTAAPFGWDSAAMRSKASGSQLCPPRTEPHSRKAQVCTLICSALQTSDPAS; this comes from the exons ATGGGTGACTGGAGTTTCTTGGGGAACATTTTAGAGCAGGTGAACGAGCAGTCCACTGTCATCGGGAGAGTTTGGCTCACAGTGCTCTTCATTTTCCGCATCTTGATCCTGGGAACAGCTGCCGAGCTAGTGTGGGGAGACGAACAGTCAGACTTTGTGTGCAACACCCAGCAACCTGGTTGCGAGAACGTCTGCTATGATGAGGCCTTTCCCATCTCCCACATCCGGCTCTGGGTCCTGCAGATCATTTTTGTATCCACGCCTTCGCTAATGTACTTTGGGCATGCAGTGCACCATGTCCGcatggaggagaagaggagagagagggaggaagctgAGAAACGACAGCAAGCTGAGGTGGATGAAGAGAAGCTGCCCCTGGctccaaatcaaaacaaaggcaACAACCCTGATGGAACCAAGAAGTTTCGCCTGGAGGGTACCCTCCTGAGAACCTACATCTTCCACATCATTTTCAAAACCCTCTTTGAGGTAGGATTCATAGTAGGTCAGTATTTCCTGTACGGCTTCCGAATTCTGCCCCTTTACCGCTGTGGGCGGTGGCCCTGTCCCAATCTTGTGGACTGTTTTGTCTCCAGGCCCACGGAGAAGACCATCTTTATTATGTTCATGCTGGTGGTGGCTTCCGTGTCCCTCTTCCTCAACCTGGTGGAGATCAGTCACTTGATCCTGAAAAGGATCCGGAAGGCTCTGAGAAGACCAGCGGAGGAACAGATTGGGGAGATCCCAGAGAAGCCCCTCCATGCCATCACAGTCACCTCCATCCCTAAGGCCAAAGGCTACAAGCTGCTGGAAGAAGAGAAGCCGGTGTCTCACTATTTCCCTCTCACGGAAGTAGGGGTTGAGCCCAGTCCCCTTCCGTCAGCCTTCAATGAATTTGAGGAGAAGATTGGTATGGGACCGTTGGAGGATCTCTCCAGGGCATTCGATGAGAGGTTACCATCGTATGCACCAGCGAAGGAACCGGAAGAGGAGAAGgtaagagcagaggaagaggaggaacaagaAGAGGAGCAGCTGGGACCTCGGGAAGAGCCAGgggtgaagaaagcagaggaggtggTGAGAGATGAAGTGGAAGGGCCTTCAGCACCTGCTGAACTCGCCACTGATATGAGACCCCTCAGCAGGCTAAGTAAAGCCAGCAGCCGGGCCAG GACTACAGCAGCACCTTTTGGCTGGGACAGTGCAGCAATGCGTTCAAAGGCTTCAGGTTCACAGCTATGTCCCCCCAGAACTGAGCCTCATTCCAGAAAAGCGCAGGTATGCACTctcatctgctctgctctgcaaacCTCAGACCCTGCCAGCTAA